Proteins co-encoded in one Malus domestica chromosome 09, GDT2T_hap1 genomic window:
- the LOC103411769 gene encoding uncharacterized protein produces the protein MSVACGMECVVVLGCMRWVWRRCTYIGSNDSATWSSATPDEFDPVPRICRLILAVYEPDLHNPHFIPTVGFRPNPDWVVKRVTYEQTLGHAPPYLIYVDHDHKELVLAIRGLNLVKESDYKLLLDNKLGMQMFDGGYVHHGLLKSAIWLLKEEGETLKRLWLENGSNYDMVFAGHSLGSGVATLLTVIVVNHRDWLGGIPRRKVRCYALAPARCMSLNLAVKYADVIYSVVLQDDFLPRTATPLEDIFKSIFCLPCLMFLVCLRDTFIPEGRKLRDPRRLYAPGRMYHIVERKFCRCGRFPPEVRTAIPVDGRFEHIVLSCNATSDHGIIWIEREAEKALLRMKEESSSETVTTAPKIQKLERLQTIEKEHKDALERAVSLNVPHAVTSNKEAPEDQKPEKAPEIENQSEDAADTKLKSTGGRARWDDLVEKLFKKDSGDVLLTRDSNPPE, from the exons ATGTCGGTGGCGTGTGGCATGGAGTGCGTGGTCGTGTTGGGCTGTATGCGCTGGGTGTGGCGGCGCTGCACCTACATCGGCTCCAACGACAGCGCCACCTGGTCCTCCGCCACCCCCGACGAGTTCGACCCCGTCCCCCGCATCTGCCGCCTAATCCTCGCCGTCTACGAGCCCGATCTTCACAACCCCCACTTCATCCCCACCGTCGGATTCCGCCCCAACCCCGACTGGGTCGTCAAGCGCGTCACTTACGAACAAACCCTTGGACACGCGCCGCCCTACCTCATCTACGTCGACCACGACCACAAGGAGCTCGTCCTAGCCATTCGCGGCCTCAATTTGGTCAAAGAGAGCGACTACAAGCTCCTGCTCGATAACAAGCTCGGAATGCAGATGTTCGACGGAGGCTATGTCCACCACGGCCTCTTGAAGTCGGCGATTTGGCTGCTCAAAGAAGAGGGCGAGACATTGAAGCGGCTCTGGCTCGAAAACGGGTCCAATTACGATATGGTGTTTGCGGGTCACTCTTTGGGGTCTGGTGTGGCGACGCTGCTGACTGTGATTGTTGTCAACCACCGGGACTGGCTTGGCGGGATCCCTCGGAGAAAGGTGAGGTGCTACGCGCTTGCTCCGGCGCGTTGTATGTCGTTAAATTTGGCCGTCAAGTATGCCGATGTTATATACTCGGTGGTTCTGCAG GATGATTTCTTGCCAAGAACTGCAACCCCCTTGGAAGATATTTTCAAGTCAATCTTTTG CTTGCCCTGCTTgatgtttttggtttgtttgagGGATACTTTCATACCAGAAGGTAGGAAGCTTAGGGATCCTAGAAGGCTTTATGCACCCGGGCGGATGTATCATATCGTAGAGCGCAAATTTTGCAG ATGTGGGAGGTTTCCTCCAGAGGTCCGAACTGCCATTCCTGTTGATGGGAGATTTGAACATATTGTCTTGTCATGTAATGCCACATCTGATCATGGAATTATCTGGATAGAAAGGGAAGCAGAGAAGGCTTTATTA CGAATGAAGGAAGAAAGTAGTTCTGAGACTGTAACAACTGctccaaaaatacaaaaacttgaGAGGTTGCAGACCATTGaaaaagaacacaaagatgcaTTGGAAAGAGCTGTCAGTTTGAATGTGCCTCATGCTGTAACATCCAACAAGGAAGCCCCCGAAGACCAAAAACCGGAGAAGGCTCCAGAGATTGAAAATCAGAGCGAAGATGCGGCAGATACAAAGTTGAAGTCCACTGGTGGAAGGGCAAGGTGGGATGATTTGGTTGAAAAGCTTTTCAAGAAAGATTCTGGGGATGTACTGCTAACACGAGATTCAAATCCCCCAGAATAG
- the LOC103444236 gene encoding microtubule-destabilizing protein 60: MEKTHSKSTLKFVKSASQFTTGLWSTNSEGMPKDEFKDKSKSCQKSPTMENTKAQEVKLHTQQRATKRAMFNYMVATKLSILEQQRKQEEMLQKMIEEEEIRLLRKEMVPRAQLMPFFDRPFIPQRSSRPLTIPREPSFRMMSSKGFSCNSGSELYNFQTTTQAMNPIK, translated from the exons atggagAAGACACACTCCAAATCTACTCTTAAG TTTGTGAAGAGTGCTTCACAGTTCACAACGGGTTTATGGAGCACAAATTCTGAAGGAATG CCAAAAGATGAATTCAAGGACAAATCAAAG TCTTGTCAGAAGTCTCCTACAATGGAAAATACCAAAGCTCAAGAAGTGAAACTTCACACTCAACAAAGAGCAACCAAACGAGCAATGTTCAACTACATG GTTGCGACCAAGCTGAGTATCTTGGAGCAGCAGAGAAAACAAGAAGAGATGTTGCAGAAG ATGATAGAAGAGGAAGAGATTCGCTTGCTGAGAAAGGAGATGGTTCCAAGGGCTCAATTGATGCCATTTTTCGATAGACCTTTCATTCCGCAAAG ATCGAGCAGGCCTTTAACAATTCCTAGAGAACCAAGTTTCCGAATGATGAGCAGCAAGGGCTTCAGCTGCAACTCTGGCAGTGAACTCTACAATTTCCAAACCACAACTCAAGCTATGAATCCCATCAAGTAG